CTATTCGTTGAATCGAAGTAATATGCTGCACTCTATTGTGTTGTGTTTCAGATAAATAATATAAAATAGCCCCTGAAGCTATAATCCCTTCTTTTAAATCTTCAATTCCAAATCCTTTAAGGGAAATAGTTTGAAAATGTTTCGTTAAAGTTTCTAAAGCATAATCTTCTTTATAAATCCAATCTTCCAGATAAAAATTATGAAAATCTTCCCCAAAAGTATCTCGAAATTCATTCTTATAATTTTTGGGAATTAAAACCTCCGAAGGATTGAAATTTTGTAATAACTTATCAATATACTCCGCATTTCCTTGTGCAGTTAAGAATTCACCTGTAGAAACATCCAAAAAAGAAATACCAATCGATTTATTTGCAAAATAAATTGACGCTAAAAAATTATTCGTTTTAGAATGTAATACTTCATCATTCATGGAAACTCCTGGCGTAACTAATTCTGTCACCCCACGTTTCACAATAGACTTAGTCATTTTAGGATCTTCTAATTGATCACAAATTGCTACACGAAGACCAGCCTTAACTAATTTTGGCAAATAGGTGTTAATAGAATGATGTGGAAAACCAGCTAGTGCTGTTTCAGTTGCCGATCCTGCACCACGTTTCGTTAATGTAATACCAAGGATTTTTGAAGCTCTAACAGCATCATCTCCAAATGTTTCATAAAAATCACCTACACGAAACAACAAACAAGCATCTGGATATTTCCTTTTTATGTCGTTATATTGTTTCATTAAGGGCGTTTCCTTAACTACTTTATCTTTAGCTGCCAAATTATATGTGTTTTGATATATGAGAAAAATATCAGCGAATTTAAATATTTAAATACGAATAACTAAACACTTGAAAAAAAATTAAATACTTTTAAGGAAATTTTAAGTCATTGGCATGATTTTTTCTTTAGATTTGTTAAATCAATTTTAAACTTAAAAAAATGAAAAAAATAATTTTACTAGCTATGCTGACTGTTTTAGGAGTAACTTCTTCTCAAGCACAAGAAACTACAAAAAAAATAAAAGCTACTGCAGCTAAAGTTGCAAAGGTAGATGGCGCAGGAATGGTGTTTGTTTCTGAAACTATTGATTACGGAACAATTGCTCATAATGCAGATGGAAAACGTGAGTTTGTATTTACTAATAATGGTAACAAACCATTAATTATTACAAATACTCAAGGTTCATGTGGATGTACAGTACCTTCTACTCCAAAAGAACCAATTGCTCCAGGAGCAAAAGGGGTTATTGGTGTAAAATATGCTACAGACAGAGTTGGTGCTTTTACAAAAACGGTAACAGTAACTTCAAATGCTACAGGACAAGCTACAAAAATCCTTACTATAAAAGGTGTAGTATTAGCAGATGATGCTTCAAAAAGCTAAATTTTAAAAACATTAAAAAAAAGCTTCCCTTAACAGTGGAAGCTTTTTTTATTAGATCAAATCTTAAAAAATGAGAAAGCTAGAAAATAGTGAGTTGGAACGAAAATCAATTGAAGCTTTTAAAAAATCTGACAAAACTCCATTGATTTTAGTTTTGGATGACGTTCGCAGTTTACACAATATAGGTTCCGTATTTAGAACAGCTGACGCTTTTTTAATAGAAAAAATATATTTGTGTGGCATAACTGCTACACCTCCAAATAAAGAAATCCACAAAACAGCGTTAGGCGCAACCGACACGGTAACTTGGGAACATAATGATAATGTATTAGATGTAATTCAAAATTTAAAAAATCAAAAAGTGACAACTCTTGCCATTGAGCAAGTAGAAAGCGCCATTTTTCTTCAAGATTTCAAAGTGGAAAAAGGCGAAAAATATGCTTTAGTTTTCGGGAACGAGGTACATGGTGTCTCACAAGAAGCTGTTGCAATTTGTGATGGTTGCATTGAAATTCCTCAATTAGGAACAAAGCATTCCTTAAATATTTCTGTTAGTGCTGGAATTGTTGTTTGGGATTTATTTCAAAAAATGAATTGGCCTGCTAATTAAGAAAATAAATAATTGGTGCATTATCCTATAGTTTAATTGATTTATTATTATTTTGTCACTTATTTATGAAAAAACTATTCTTCCTTCTTGTTTTGCTTGCAAATATTACTGCACAAGCCCAATACACATCAATTCCTGATGCGAATTTTGAGCAAGCTTTAATAAATTTAGGCATTGATAATGGAACAATTGACGGAAGAGTTCTTACAACAAATATTAGTGGAGTTACTAGCATAAATCTTCAATTTGCAAACATATTTGATCTGACTGGAATAGAGGATTTTACTAGTTTGACATATTTAGCAACCAGTATAGGAAATCAATTTAACAATTTAGATATTTCAAAAAATATTAATTTACAAGTTTTGATTTGCGATCAAAACAATTTAAAAACTCTTGATGTTTCAAAGAATATTAATTTAACATTTTTAAGTTGCGAACAGAATCAATTAACAAATTTGGACGTTTCTAAAAATACAAAACTTGCGCGGTTATATTGCAAGAACAACAAACTCATTACACTGAACTTAAAGAATGGAAATGATTTAGCCCTAGACTCAACTCTAAACCCCGATTTATCTTGTATCTTAGTTGATAATGTAGCATATTACAATGCCAGTTACACTGTTTTTAAAGATTTAACTTCTCGTTTTTCAGCAACTTGTCAAACAAATATTGCTCCTATAATTACAGCGAGCGGAAATCAAATTTATTGCCCGCAAACCTCATTAAAAATTGTCACCGATGTTACAATCACAGATCCTGACGATTTCAGCACAGATGCTATTTATATCCAAATATCATCTGGATATGTCAACGGACAAGACCAATTGTCATTAGCAAATCCTTTGTCACATCCAACAATTAGTGCCATTTGGAATTTAAATGAAGGCAAACTAAAATTATCAAGCCCTATTAGCGGAACACCCGTAACATATGCAGATTTTATTGCAGCCATTAAAGATGTTGAATTCTCAAATTCCACAACCTCCCCTTCTGGAACTAGAGATTTCTCAATTAGTATTGGTCAAGCCAATTATCTCCCTAGAAATGGTCATTATTACGAATTTGTTCCTTTTTTAGGAATAAGTTGGACTAATGCAAAACTAGCTGCTGAAGGAAGTAATTACTATGGTTTACAAGGCTATCTAGCAACTATCACGTCAGCAGATGAAGCAAAAATATCTGGAGAACAAGCAGCAGGTGCTGGTTGGATTGGTGGAAGCGATGCAGAAACAGAAGGTGTTTGGAAATGGGTAACAGGCCCTGCCGTAGATCGTGTTGTATTTTGGAATGGCGCATCTAACGGCTCCACTCCTAACTTTGCATTTTGGAACACAAACGAACCCAATAACACCAACAACAATGAACATTACGCACACATTACAGCTCCCGGAGTAGGAATTAAAGGCTCCTGGAATGACCTAAGAGAATCCGGAGACCCAAGTGGGAACTACCAACCTAAGGGCTATATTGTGGAATATGGAGGCATGCCAGGAGACCCAATTCTTCAAATTTCTGCAAGTGCTAGTATAACAATTTCTAAAATAACAGGAACAATCCCTGCAACGAATTGTGGCCCTGGTACTTTGACGCTTCATGCAACAGCTTCAGTTGGAACTATCGATTGGTACGATTCTCCAACTTCAACCACTACATTACAAACAGGTAATAATTTTGACACCCCTTTATTAAATGCAACTACCACCTATTATGTGGATGCAGGATGCATTTCAACTAGAACTCCTGTTATTGCAACTATCAAAACAATACCAACAATTACATCAACGACTCCATCAATAGTTTGTGAATCTGGACCTGCAACTTTAGGAGCAGTAGCTTCGGCAGGAACAATCAATTGGTATGCCACATCCACTGGCGGAACTTCCTTGCGCACTGGGAGCTCATTTACAACTCCAAATATTAACGCAACAACAACTTATTATGTCGATGCGATTTCAGACGGATGCATAAGTCCTACAAGAACTGCTGTTACTGCAACAGTCAACGCTGCTCCTACAGTAATTGTTACAACCGCAGCATCACGATGTGACTCCGGAACTGTAATACTAGAAGCATTTGCATCGGTAGGCAATATTAATTGGTACAAAGAGTCGATTGGTGGTTCTATATTATTTACAGGAAATTCATTTTTGACTCCTAATATAGATACTACAACTACCTATTACGCTGAAGCGTTTTCTGATGGATGTCCAAGCTCCCGAATCCCAGTTACAGCAATTGTATATCCTATTTCTACTATGAACCAAGACGTTGTCTTGTGTCGAGGTGAAACGAAAATACTAGACGCATCCATTCCAAATATGACTTATTTATGGTCGCCAGGAGGAGAAACCACACAGACAATTGAAATTTCAACTATTGGTGACTACAGCGTATCCATAAGTTCCCCAACTGTTATTTCTTGTGAATCGAAAAAGAACATTAGCGTAATAGAGCATCCAGAACCTATTATTAGTTCGATTGAGGTTAATGAAAATTCAGTTACCATAGAGCTTGCAAATCCAGAAAGCTATTTCGAATATTCAATTAATGGCTTAGATTTTCAAGTTTCAAATCAATTTTATTTTATTTCCAGTGGTCAACATACCGCTTTTGTTAGAGAAAACAATGATTGCAACTTAGTGGCACAAGATTTTACCATTTTTACAATTCAAAAATATTTCACACCAAATAATGACGGTTTTAATGATGTATGGAAAATAAAAGAAATGAGCGATTATCCCAATTCAAGTGCTCAGATTTTTGATCGATATGGAAAATTAATAATAGATTTAACCTCAGTTAAATATAGCTGGGATGGCAGTTACAACACCAATCTTTTACCTGCAGATGACTATTGGTATGTATTAAAACTAGACGACACACAACCCGAAATTAGAGGTCATTTTTCGTTAAAAAGATAAATTATTATTTTTTAAACACCTTTAAACAAACACAATAGAGCTACTCATTTACTTTTACAAAAAAATAGAATACTTTTATAAAATGAAAAGCAGTCTTTTTTTTAAGTGTAGTATTCTATTGTTGTTTTTGACTTCAAAAATGACGTATGCTAATCATGCATTTTATGATTTAAAAAAAGACACACTTTCATCTAAAGAAGGAAAATTAAATTATACCATTTCAAAAAAACAATTACCTCAAATTATAAATGTGGGATTACCCATTTTAAAAGCAACTGGAAATCAAATATACTGTCCGCAGACCAGCTTAAATATTGTAACGGACTTTACTATAAATGATTCCGAAAAGACAAGCACAGAAGCTATTTATATCCAAATTTCAATTGGCTACAACGATACACAAGATTTATTATCACTTACGGGATCACATCCTTCTATTATAGCAAACTGGGATATAAATACTGGAAGACTTACCCTTACAAGTTCAAATCCAGGTTCACTTGTCTCCTATACTGAATTCATTAATGCGATAAAAGATGTTGTATATACAAATTCCTCCTTGAAGCCAACTGGAAACCGATCCTTTTCGATAAGTGTCGATAAAGTTAGTTTTTTACCCTCAAACAACCATTTTTATGAATTTGTTCCAGGTTCTGGTCCTGCACCAAAATTTGGATTGGATTGGGGAGTTGCAAATGACTTAGCAAATGCCAAAAAATACTATGGATTACAAGGCTATTTAGCAACTATTTTATCTGCCGAAGAAAATCAATTAGCAGCAACACAACAATCAGGAACAGGATGGATAGGAGGGTCCGACATAGTTGAAGAAGGCATTTGGAGATGGATGAGTGGTCCCGAAAAAGGCATACAATTTTTTTACAATCTTGAAAGCACAATGACACCTGGAGTTTACAGATCAAACCCTCGCGGCATCGGATCAACACTCAATTATGTGAATTGGAATAGAAGTAGTCGCAATTGGTATGCTGGGATTCCTTATTACGAACCAGACAATCTATACAATATCGATAACGAAGACGAAGATTATGCAATTATTGTTGAAAATGATGGTCTTGGCACCAAGGGATCATGGAATGATATAAATTACTATGGAGAATCATACAAAGGATCCCAACAAGCCAATGGATATATTGTTGAATACGGAGGGATGCCAGGTGACCCAGAGATTCACATCGCTACAAGTACTTCTCTTATTATACCCCAAATCACTGAAACCTCAACTGATTCAAGATGTGGCACTGGTACGTTAACATTGGGGGCAACCTCCAATTTAGGGACTATTAATTGGTATGAAACCGAAAATGGCGGAACAGCAATTGCTACAGGAACTAGTTTCACCACACCCGAAATTACAAAAACCACAACCTATTATGTCGAAACAAAATATCCCTTATGTACAAAATCAGCAACTAGAACCCCTATTATCGCTACTATATTAAACATTCCAGTTATAACTACTCCGAATTCCAAATTCTCTTTATGTGGTGAAGGTGACATCACCCTCACTGCATCAGTAAGTGAAGGTACTATTTATTGGTACAGTGAACCAACAGGAAGTTCGTTGATTGGGATTGGAAATAGTTTGACTCGGTTTTTAAGTACAAATACCACATTTTATATTGAAGCCGTAAATAAAAACTGTACCACTGGAGCAAGGCTGCCAGTAGAAGTAGTGGTTTATGACTTGCCAAAATTTCAAGATCAAAACATAGTAAAATGCAAAGATGAAAAAATAACAATTGCTGGCTCTCTATACGGAGTTAAATATTTATGGTCGACAAATGAAACTACACCTACTATTGAGATAAATACACCTGGCACTTATACTGTAGCTGTTACAAGACCAGCACCAGAAAGCTGTATTCTGACCGAAACAATTACCGTTATAGAAAATCCTGCGCCAAAAATAAAAGAGGTGCTTATTGAGGAAAACACTATTTCGATTCAACTTGAAACTCCTGCTGACTATTTTGAATTTTCGATTGACGGAATTAATTTTCAAAGATCCAATGTTTTTCCTAAATACACTAGCGGATTGCAAACAGCAACAGTTAGAGATACAAAAAATTGTAGTTTTGATAGTCAAACATTCATTACTATTATTATGCCTAAATTTTTCACACCTAATAATGACACTTTTAATGATTTTTGGGAAGTTAAAGGTTTAGAAAATTACCCCGAAGCCACCGTAACCTTATTTGATCGCTACGGAAAACTAATTACCATTTTAAATCCGTCAAACACAACATGGGACGGCACTTTTAATGGAGCTGATTTGCCTGCATCCGATTATTGGTATGTATTAAAACTAGATTCTGAAAGCCCCGAAATCAGAGGTCATTTTTCGTTAAAAAGATAAATTACGAAGCAATTTTCTTTCTAATTTCGTCTAAAATATAAAGGTAATCTTCTTGATTTTTTACAAAATCCTTGTCCGAAACATCAATAATCAAAACATTCAAATCCGTTTGTGATTTAATGTAATCCAGATAACCGCTATTAATTTTGTCCAAATAATCAGCGGGGATTTTCTGCTCGTAACTTCTTCCTCTTTTCTTTATGTTTTGCAAAAGACGTTCTGAATTTTGATACAAATAAATATAAAGGTCAGGCTTGGGCATTTCTCTATAAATAATATCAAACAAATTGCGATACAAGCGATACTCATCTTCTGCAAGGGTAATTTTCGCAAAAATTAAAGATTTAAAAATATGATAATCAGCCACTAGAAAGTCTTTAAAAAGATCAAACTGGGCTAAATCATCAGATAATTGCTGGTATCTATCCGCAAGAAATGACATTTCGAGAGGAAAGGCATATCTGTTTTGGTCTTTATAAAATTTGGGTAAAAATGGATTATCAGCAAAACGTTCTAGAACAGTTTTGGCATTAAAATCTTCGGCTATTTTTGTTGCCAAAGTCGTTTTACCCGCTCCAATGTTACCTTCGAAAGCTACATAATTAAATTGTTCGAAAGAAATATTTTGCAATGGACTTTCTAAATTATGAACCACAACGCAATTACTGTCATCCAGACAATCTTGTAATAATACTGAAATCGATTTTTTCAAAATAGGATGTTCCCAATTCAAATCTAAATCCTGAATGGGCAACAATACAAATTTTCTTTTTTGCATTAAAGGATGCGGAATTTGAAGCTTTTCAGAATCAATAATAATATCATCAAAAGCTATCAAATCAACATCAATAATTCGAGATTGATATCCTTTTTCATCAGTACGAATCCGACCTAGTTTTTTTTCGATTTTTAATGCTAGATTAAGCACTTTATTGGCCGAATTAAAAGTATGTAATACCAATGCACAATTATAAAAAGCATCACTTTCAAAACCCCATGATGGTGTTTCATATACTTTAGAAACTTTAATAATGGTACCTATTTCTTGGTGAATTAATTCCAGACACTTTTTAATGTTTTCAAGGCGATTGCCTTGATTACTACCTAGAGATAAAACGACCTGATGTTGTGATTTCATATTAAGCACAAATTAACTAAAACAATTTTAGAATAGAACTATATTTGCACAAAGTGTTAGTAACTAAATTTAGAGGTTATACATATCTTATCTGTAACATTTAGATGCTTTTTGCGACATATTAAAAAAATAAGATTATGAAGTTTTTAGGAAATGTATTAGCAACTATTGTTGGTTTGTTTGTCTTTTTTATGTTGTTTTTCTTCGGGATAGTGCTTGTTGCAGCTGTTTTTGGAGGAGAATCGGAAGCGGTAGCAATAAAAAGCAACTCGGTAATTGAATTAAACTTAGAAGATATAAAATATGATTATGCCGGAAAATATGAAGATCCTTGGATCAACATTTTTTCAGACAAAAAAAGCATTGGTTTATCTGATGTTATTAATGCGATTGAAGTCGCTAAAAATGATAGCGACATAAAAGGGATTTCTATTTTAAATAACGAATCTTCACTGGGAATGGCTCAGAGTAAAGAATTAAGAGATGAGTTAGAAAGCTTTAAAAAATCAGGGAAATTTGTTATGGCTTATGCCAATTCCTATACGCAAAAAGAATATTACTTAAACTCCGTTGCTAATACGATTTACTTAAATCCAGTAGGCGACATGGATTTCAAAGGATTATCGGCAGAACTGATGTTTTTCAAAGATTTTCAAGAAAAAACAGGGGTAAAAATGGAAGTAATACGCCATGGAAAATACAAAAGTGCAGTAGAACCTTTCCTTGAAAACAAAATGAGTGATGCCAATAGAGAGCAAACCACTGCTTTATTAAATTCAATTTGGGGTTCTGTAGTTTCTGAAATTGCTTCCAGCCGAAAAGTCTCCGTAGAAAAATTAAATGAAATTGCTAATGGTCTTCTTGCTAGAACTCCAGAAATGGCTAAAGCGCAAAAATTAATAGATGTGATTGCTTACGAAGATGTGTATCATGATGCGATTAGAAAAGCATTAAAAGTGGACAAAGACGAAGATTACAACAAAGTGAACGTTTTTGACTATGCTAAAAAAATAAAAACAACTTCCATTGTTACTGATACACAAAATAAAATTGCCATCATATATGCTCAAGGCGAAATTCAAAGTGGAGAAGGTGATGTGAATACTATTGGTGAAGGATCTATGCGTCGTTCTCTACAAGAAGCCCGAAAAAATAAAGATGTAAAAGCAATAGTACTTCGTATTGATAGTCCAGGTGGAAATGCTTTGACTTCAGATTTGATTTGGAGAGAAGTCGAATTGACTAAAAAAGTAAAACCAGTGGTTGTTTCTATGGGAAATTATGCTGCTTCAGGTGGGTATTATATTGCATGTAATGCGAACACTATTTTTGCCGAAAACAACACTATTACAGGATCTATAGGTGTTTTTGGAATATTACCTAATTTCAGTCAACTGACGAAAAAAATAGGTATTAATGTGGAACAAGTACGAACTCATGAAAATGCGTCCCGTTATAGTCCATTTGTCCCATTAGACGAAAAATTTAAAGCGGTTACTCTTGAAGGTGTAGAACATATCTACAATACATTTGTTACTCATGTAGCCGAAGGACGTAAAATGACTTTCGAACAAGTAGACGCTATTGCGCAAGGAAGAGTTTGGGCTGGATCAGAAGCCTTAAAAATTGGACTTGTAGATAAAATTGGTAGTTTGAATGATGCTATCAAAGAAGCAGCGAAGTTAAGTAAAACACAAAAATATGGTACTCAAAACTATCCTGAGTACAAGAAAGATTTTAATGATCTATTATCTAGTCTACCGTTTGCACAATCAAAAGTAAACTTCATAAAAGAGGAAATAGGCGAAGAAAATTATATGCTAATGGAACAAGTAAAAAGATTTCAAGAACAAAAAGGAGTGCAAGCCATGATGCCATTTGAAATTAATATAAAATAATAATAATAATAATAATATACATTTATCTTAATCCGTCTCGTTTAGTTACCAGACGGATTTTTTTTATATTTATAGGACTTAAAACCAAACTACTGCTAACAAAAAAGATATAACTTATTATGAAAATATTATAAATTATCTTAGCCCTAATACGCTATTTTTGTAAATAAATTACGGCAACATTTTTGTACTACAAATAAAAATAAACAGCAAACCTTATGTTAAAGAAAATATTAAAAATCGTTGGAATCATAATGCTTTTAATAGTGGCATCTCTTTTTGCTATTCCTTATTTCTTTAAGGATCAAATAAAGGCTAAAATTACTGATGCTATAAATGAAAAAGTAGATGCCAAAGTTTCCTTTGCGGATGCTGATTTGAGTTTGTTTAAAAACTTCCCGAATGCAAATGTTACATTAAATAAGCTGGTTATTATCAACAAAGCTCCGTTTGAAGGAGATACTTTAATCTCATTGGGAGAGTTGAATTTAAAAATGTCAATCAAAGAGCTTTTTAAAGGCAAGAATGAAGCAATGGAAATTCAAGGAATTACATCCAAAAATGGTTTGATAAATATTCTATTTAATAAAGATGGAATAGGCAACTACGATATTGCTATAAAAGACAATTCTAAAACTGATTCGAAAAGTAGTCCCTTAGCTTTAAATATTCAAAATTATAAAATTGAAAATTTCAAGTTCAAATACTTTGATGAATCGTCCAAAATTAAAATGGTTATCGATAGTTTAAACCATGAAGGAACAGGTGATTTTGCAGCTCAAAAATTAGACTTAGTAACAAAGTCTACAGCCAAGGTATCTCTTGATATGGATAAAGTCAATTACATGAATAAAGTTCCTTTGACATTGGACGCTGTTCTAGGAATTGATCTAGATAAAAGCAAATATACTTTTAAGGAAAATAAAGCTTTAATCAATCAATTACCATTAGAGTTTGATGGATTTATTCAACTTGTAGATGCTGGACAGGAATATGATTTAAAATTCAAAACCCCAACTTCATCATTCAAAAATTTCTTAGGAATAATACCTGCTGCTTATGCTGCCAGTTTAGACAATGTAAAAACAACTGGTGATTTTACCGTGACTGGTTTTGCCAAAGGATTATATTCAGACACAACTGTACCTAAATTCAATGTTGAAATCGCATCAAATAATGCTTCCTTTAAATATCCAGACTTACCAAAATCAGTACAAAATATTGTAATTGACACTAAAATTATCAATGAAACAGGGGTTTTAAACGATACTTACATCAATTTAGACAAGCTATCTTTCAAAATAGATCAAGATGTTTTTAATGCTAAAGCTAATATTAAAAACGTAACACAAAATGCAATTGTGGATGCCGTACTAAAAGGGACAATCAATTTGTCCAATTTATCGCAAGCCTATCCAATTAAATTAGATAAACCATTATCAGGAATTCTAAAAGCGGATGTGACGACAAAATTTGACATGCAATCTGTTGAAAAAAGCGAATATCAAAACATCAATAATGCTGGTACAATGAGTTTGTCTGGTTTTAAATATGTAGATGAAAACGGCAAATCAATGAATATCAGTAATGCATTAGTGCAATTCAATCCTAGTCAAGTAAATTTAAAACAATTTAATGCAACAACTGGAAAAAGTGATTTAGCTATAACGGGAGTTTTAGAAAATTTCTATGGTTTTATATTTAAAAACCAAGAATTGAAAGGGAATTTTAATTTGAATTCAAATCAATTGGCCGTAAGTGATTTTATGACACCCGAAACAAATTCAGGAGCTGAAGCTAAAAAAGCAGAAGCGATGAAAATCCCAGCTTTCTTGAACTGTTCGCTTACTGCAAAAGCAAATACCGTTTTATATGATAATTTAACATTGAAAGAGGTGTCTGGAAAATTGATCGTAAAAGACGAAAAAATGACCATGGAAAATGTTAAAACGTCAATTTTTGGTGGAACAATTGGGTTGAATGGTGCCGTTTCCACAAAAGGAAAAACACCAACTTTTGAAATGAACTTAGGTTTAAATCAAGTGGATATTGCACAATCTTTTACCCAACTGGACATGTTAAAAAAGATTGCGCCAATAGCTGGTATCATTAATGGAAAATTAAACTCCACCATTAAATTAAATGGAAATCTTACAGATTCTATGAGCCCTGATTTAAAAACATTGACTGGAGATTTATTAGGACAATTGTTATCAACTACGTTAAATTCAACCAACTCTACTTTGCTAACAGCATTGGGATCTAATTTGAAATTCATTGATGTTAGTAAAATTAATTTGAATGATTTAAAAGCAGCCATTACTTTTGAAAATGGAAAAGTGAATGTAAAACCATTTGACATCAAATACAAAGACATTAAAGCAACTATAGGCGGAACGCATGGATTTGATCAAAGCATGAATTATAATTTAAAATTTGATGTTCCCGCTAAATACTTAGGAACTGAAGCCAATGCACTTATAGCTAGATTATCTCCTGCAGATG
The Flavobacterium sp. WC2421 genome window above contains:
- the sppA gene encoding signal peptide peptidase SppA, with translation MKFLGNVLATIVGLFVFFMLFFFGIVLVAAVFGGESEAVAIKSNSVIELNLEDIKYDYAGKYEDPWINIFSDKKSIGLSDVINAIEVAKNDSDIKGISILNNESSLGMAQSKELRDELESFKKSGKFVMAYANSYTQKEYYLNSVANTIYLNPVGDMDFKGLSAELMFFKDFQEKTGVKMEVIRHGKYKSAVEPFLENKMSDANREQTTALLNSIWGSVVSEIASSRKVSVEKLNEIANGLLARTPEMAKAQKLIDVIAYEDVYHDAIRKALKVDKDEDYNKVNVFDYAKKIKTTSIVTDTQNKIAIIYAQGEIQSGEGDVNTIGEGSMRRSLQEARKNKDVKAIVLRIDSPGGNALTSDLIWREVELTKKVKPVVVSMGNYAASGGYYIACNANTIFAENNTITGSIGVFGILPNFSQLTKKIGINVEQVRTHENASRYSPFVPLDEKFKAVTLEGVEHIYNTFVTHVAEGRKMTFEQVDAIAQGRVWAGSEALKIGLVDKIGSLNDAIKEAAKLSKTQKYGTQNYPEYKKDFNDLLSSLPFAQSKVNFIKEEIGEENYMLMEQVKRFQEQKGVQAMMPFEINIK
- a CDS encoding AsmA-like C-terminal region-containing protein gives rise to the protein MLKKILKIVGIIMLLIVASLFAIPYFFKDQIKAKITDAINEKVDAKVSFADADLSLFKNFPNANVTLNKLVIINKAPFEGDTLISLGELNLKMSIKELFKGKNEAMEIQGITSKNGLINILFNKDGIGNYDIAIKDNSKTDSKSSPLALNIQNYKIENFKFKYFDESSKIKMVIDSLNHEGTGDFAAQKLDLVTKSTAKVSLDMDKVNYMNKVPLTLDAVLGIDLDKSKYTFKENKALINQLPLEFDGFIQLVDAGQEYDLKFKTPTSSFKNFLGIIPAAYAASLDNVKTTGDFTVTGFAKGLYSDTTVPKFNVEIASNNASFKYPDLPKSVQNIVIDTKIINETGVLNDTYINLDKLSFKIDQDVFNAKANIKNVTQNAIVDAVLKGTINLSNLSQAYPIKLDKPLSGILKADVTTKFDMQSVEKSEYQNINNAGTMSLSGFKYVDENGKSMNISNALVQFNPSQVNLKQFNATTGKSDLAITGVLENFYGFIFKNQELKGNFNLNSNQLAVSDFMTPETNSGAEAKKAEAMKIPAFLNCSLTAKANTVLYDNLTLKEVSGKLIVKDEKMTMENVKTSIFGGTIGLNGAVSTKGKTPTFEMNLGLNQVDIAQSFTQLDMLKKIAPIAGIINGKLNSTIKLNGNLTDSMSPDLKTLTGDLLGQLLSTTLNSTNSTLLTALGSNLKFIDVSKINLNDLKAAITFENGKVNVKPFDIKYKDIKATIGGTHGFDQSMNYNLKFDVPAKYLGTEANALIARLSPADAAKMESIPINAVLTGNFTSPKITTDIKTAVTNLTNQLVQQQKERLVKQGTSALTDLINKNKKPGDTTKTVIPVTKEEIKTKATEQVKTKATDLLNGFFNKKKKVVDTTKVN